In a genomic window of Pontibacter liquoris:
- a CDS encoding DeoR/GlpR family DNA-binding transcription regulator — MLKEERQSFIIKQINLHNKVLSSDLSTQLNVSEDTIRRDLHELAESGKILKVHGGALSKSFHYPFQQSEVYAKDSKKEIARKVLQLIQDDMMVLVGGGTTMIEVARMIPENLKCTFFTVSPLVALELAEHPNISVILVGGQLSRSSHINIGAQVINQLSEIRVDLCILGTNALSLADGMTDSDWEVVQVKKAMLKAARKTVIMSIAEKLESIQNMKVCNLSAIHYLITDLKPSHPTLASYARAVTVL; from the coding sequence ATGCTGAAAGAAGAACGGCAATCTTTTATTATCAAGCAGATCAATTTGCATAACAAAGTGCTCTCCTCCGACCTGAGCACCCAATTGAATGTGTCGGAAGATACCATCCGCCGCGACCTGCACGAGCTGGCTGAAAGCGGCAAGATCCTGAAGGTGCACGGCGGCGCTTTGTCCAAGTCGTTTCACTACCCCTTTCAGCAGAGCGAAGTATACGCCAAGGATTCAAAGAAAGAGATTGCCCGCAAGGTGCTGCAGCTCATCCAGGACGATATGATGGTGCTGGTGGGCGGCGGTACCACCATGATCGAGGTGGCCCGCATGATCCCGGAAAACCTTAAGTGCACGTTCTTTACAGTGAGCCCGCTGGTGGCGCTGGAACTGGCCGAACATCCCAACATCAGCGTGATACTGGTAGGTGGCCAGTTGTCCCGAAGCTCTCACATCAACATTGGCGCGCAGGTGATCAACCAGCTTTCCGAGATACGGGTGGATCTCTGCATCCTGGGTACCAATGCCCTGTCGCTGGCCGACGGCATGACGGACTCGGACTGGGAAGTGGTGCAGGTGAAAAAGGCCATGCTGAAAGCGGCCCGCAAAACCGTGATCATGAGCATTGCCGAAAAGCTGGAATCGATCCAGAACATGAAAGTATGCAACCTGAGCGCCATCCATTACCTCATCACCGACCTGAAGCCCAGCCACCCGACGCTGGCCTCTTATGCCCGGGCCGTGACCGTGCTCTAG